In the Anastrepha obliqua isolate idAnaObli1 chromosome 1, idAnaObli1_1.0, whole genome shotgun sequence genome, one interval contains:
- the LOC129235531 gene encoding probable cytochrome P450 12e1, mitochondrial, whose protein sequence is MLSRHLKTADQFSWHHLAIAKVRSYAVQAEKQSKNVTDVSLENARPYSEVPGPSKLELIRLFLPGGEFSKKPFFTAIAGMEKKYGPIFRFPGVFDKPEIVINLNPADYPIIFRNEGAWPDRRVFDTFVYHREKHRGEFFQGVEGVISTSGEKWAEMRTAVNPILMQPKNASLYLNTLLEVNNEFLERIRYIRDPTTLEVPGDFIDDLSRLALEGIAGIALNTRLGLIHKNRDSSESKTIMKSVRRFFVLSEELEIKPSIWKYVKTPKFYEMMRTLDTLTDICNKYISEALKRIEHDSEGKLASEVGKEKSVLEKLVRVNKKFAVVMALDMMVAGIDTTSSTLTGLLLCIAKNPDKQQKLFEEIKQILPQKDSQLKIENMQNLPYLRACIKEAMRHYPILPGTVRRLPSDVVLSGYRIPAGTDISIGANLLMRDERYVPQPDKFIPERWLRKDKSAQALEGQISNPFLYVPFGFGPRSCVGKRIVNMELEITLARLVRNFYIEFNYPTENAFEMKFMIVPQIPLKFKFAERKE, encoded by the exons ATGTTATCAAGGCACTTAAAAACAGCTGACCAATTCAGCTGGCATCATTTGGCTATTGCAAAGGTGCGGTCATATGCGGTGCAAGCGGAAAAGCAG TCAAAAAATGTAACTGACGTCAGCTTAGAGAATGCACGTCCATACTCAGAAGTGCCGGGACCAAGTAAATTGGAGCTTATACGTTTATTTCTGCCTGGAG GAGAATTTTCAAAGAAACCATTTTTTACCGCCATAGCGGGCATGGAGAAAAAGTATGGTCCAATTTTTCGTTTCCCTGGTGTATTTGATAAGCCAGAAATTGTAATCAATTTAAATCCGGCAGATTACCCGATTATTTTCCGCAATGAGGGAGCTTGGCCGGATCGCCGCGTTTTCGACACATTCGTCTATCATCGCGAAAAGCATCGAGGCGAGTTCTTTCAAGGTGTCGAGGGCGTTATATCTAC CTCGGGAGAGAAATGGGCCGAAATGCGCACAGCCGTTAATCCAATACTGATGCAACCGAAAAATGCAAGCTTGTACTTGAATACACTCCTAGAGGTTAATAATGAATTTTTGGAAAg AATTCGGTACATCCGCGATCCCACTACACTTGAGGTGCCTGGCGATTTTATCGACGACCTAAGTCGGCTTGCTTTAGAAGGTATCGCTGGCATTGCACTTAACACACGTCTCGGTTTGATACATAAAAATCGTGACTCGTCCGAAAGTAAGACTATCATGAAGTCTGTACGCAGATTCTTTGTACTCTCAGAAGAGCTGGAAATTAAGCCATCTATATGGAAGTATGTGAAAACTCCGAAGTTCTACGAAATGATGAGAACACTCGATACACTCACCGACATTTGCAATAAGTACATCAGCGAAGCGTTAAAGCGCATCGAACACGATAGTGAAGGCAAACTCGCCTCGGAGGTAGGAAAGGAGAAGAGTGTGTTGGAGAAGTTGGTGCGCGTTAATAAGAAATTTGCGGTTGTTATGGCGCTGGATATGATGGTAGCTGGTATTGATACG ACGAGCTCTACTTTGACTGGCCTACTGCTGTGCATTGCAAAGAATCCCGATAAACAGCAAAAACTCTTTGAGGAAATCAAACAAATTCTACCGCAAAAAGATTCAcaacttaaaattgagaatatGCAAAACTTGCCGTATTTGCGCGCCTGCATCAAGGAGGCCATGCGCCACTACCCTATTCTACCAGGAACAGTGCGACGCCTGCCTAGTGATGTAGTGCTGAGCGGCTATCGAATACCCGCCGGCACCGACATATCCATAGGCGCAAATTTACTGATGCGTGACGAGCGTTATGTGCCCCAACCGGATAAGTTCATACCGGAGCGTTGGCTGCGCAAAGACAAATCCGCTCAAGCTTTAGAAGGTCAGATTAGCAATCCATTTTTGTATGTACCCTTTGGCTTTGGGCCACGCAGCTGTGTGGGGAAACGTATTGTCAATATGGAGTTGGAAATTACTTTAGCGCGTTTAGtgcgaaatttttatattgaatttaattatCCAAcagaaaatgcatttgaaatgaAGTTTATGATTGTGCCGCAGATACCACTGAAATTCAAATTCGCAGAGAGGAAAGAATAA